The sequence below is a genomic window from Variovorax paradoxus B4.
CTGTGGCGCGGCCGCCTCAAGGAGGCCGAGGAAGCCGAGACCCGTGCCTGGGAAGAGATCACCGAAACGCCTTTCTTCAGCCAGATTGCCGGGCATGACCTGAACGACCACGAATTGGATGAACTGCGGGCCGACCTGGCGCGGTGTCTTCCCATTTCGCGGGTTTGGCTGGTGCGCAAGACCCTGCGCGAATTCCCGTGGCGCCGAGCCTACCTCGTGTTTGTCGAGCTGCCCGGACTGGACGACGGCGACCGCTGGTCGCTTTGCCGCCAGCTCGAACAGACGCTGAGCCTGCCGGGTGCGGCGCTGGTTCTCTGGGCCGGCCATTCGCCGACCTTGGCCGAAATCGAGCGGCAGGCTTTCGGGGCGATCTGGACGCGCACGGCGTAGGGAGCCGCCCGGCTGAGACAATCGGGGAATGCACCCCAAAGCCCTGTTGGAGGCCACCGCCGATCTGGTCGGCCTTGTCCTGAAATTCGATCACCCGGCCGACCAGGTCGTTTCGCGCTTTTTCCGCGATCACCGCGAGTTCGGCCCGCGCGAGCGCGCCACGCTCGCCGAGACCGTCTACACCGTGTTGCGCAAGAAGCTCCTGTTCGACCACCTCTCGCCCTCGGGCAGCGGTTCGAAGGAGCGCCGCATGGCGATCCTGGGCTTTCATGGCCCGCGCGACTTTCTGAAGAGCGCCCTCAACGACACCGAGAAGCGCTGGCTCGACAATTGCGACGCCGTCAAGCCGGAGGATCTGCTCGAACGCCATCGCCACAACCTGCCCGAATGGCTGGTGGGGCCGCTCAAGGCCCAGCTGGGCGACGGTTTCTGGCCCCTGGTCGAAAGCCTGCAGCAGCCCGCCCCGCTCGATCTTCGCGTCAATGCCCTGACCGACAAGCGCGCAGAGGTCAAGGCGGAGCTGGCGAAAGCCGCGATCAAATCGGTAGCAACCCCGTTTTCGCCCTGGGGCCTGCGCATCGACGGCAAGCCCGCACTGACCAAGCTGGACGCTTTCGCCCGCGGTGCCGTCGAGGTGCAGGACGAGGGTTCCCAGCTGCTCGCGCTGCTGCTGGACGCCAAGCGAGGCGAAATGGTGGTCGATTTTTGCGCCGGCGCCGGCGGCAAGACGCTGGCAATCGGCGCGACCATGCGCAATACGGGCCGGCTCTACGCCTTCGATACCTCGGCCCACCGGCTCGATGCGCTCAAGCCGCGGCTTGCGCGCAGCAAGCTCTCGAACGTCCATCCGGCCGCCATTGCGCACGAGAGGGACGATCGCATCAAGCGCCTGGCTGGCAAGATCGACCGGGTGCTGGTGGACGCGCCTTGCTCGGGCCTGGGCACGCTGCGCCGCAATCCGGACCTGAAATGGCGCCAGTCGCCCAAATCGGTCGAGGAATTGACGGTCAAGCAGGCCGCCATCCTGCAAAGTGCGGCACGCCTGCTGAAATCGGGCGGGCGGCTGGTTTATGCCACCTGCAGCGTGCTGCCCGAGGAAAACGAAGCCATTGCCGAGGCTTTCAGCGCCGCCAACCCCGATTTCGTGCCCCAGGACGCCGCGGAACTGCTGCAGGGCCTCAAGGTGGAGGGTTTCGAGGCGCTCTGCGCCGGCGGTGCGGACGGCCGCCGCTATTTGCGGCTGTGGCCTCATCGCCACGCGACGGACGGTTTCTTTGCGGCAGTGTGGAACCGCAACTAGGCACGGCACTCCAAATTAGGGTAAATCTGCGCCTTTAAGGAAGGGCAAAGGGCCTCATTTAGGCCCTGCCGCCTTAAAATCGCGGGTTAACTGAAAGACTGCACCTTCGTGTGGTCATGGAGCACTTAATTCAATGTTGATTCCTGACTCTGCCGTTTTGAGCGCGGCCATCGACTGGCTCGGACACGGCTTGTGGGACCTCACATGGTGGCAAGTCGTGCTGTACACGCTCGTCACCACGCACATCACGATCGCCGCGGTCACGATCTTCCTGCACCGCACGCAGACGCACCGGGCCATGGATCTGGGCCCGATCCCTTCGCATTTCTTCCGTTTCTGGCTGTGGCTCGGCACCGGCATGGTGACCAAGGAATGGGTGGCCATCCACCGCAAGCACCACGCCAAGTGCGAAACCGAAGAGGACCCGCACAGCCCGCAGGTCAAGGGCATCGATGAAGTCCTGTGGCGCGGCGCCGAGCTGTATCGCGCCGAGTCGAAGAACAAGGAAACGATGGAGCGCTACGGCCACGGCACGCCCGACGACTGGCTGGAACGCAACCTGTACACCCGCTACAGCTGGCAAGGTGTGGGCCTGATGCTGGTCATCAACCTGGCGCTGTTCGGCGCGCTCGGCCTGACGGTCTGGGCCGTGCAGATGCTGTGGATCCCGATCACCGCGGCCGGCATCATCAATGGCATCGGCCACTACTGGGGCTACCGCAACTTCGAGGCGCCGGACGCCAGCCGCAATGTCTCGCCCTGGGGCCTGATCATCGGCGGCGAAGAGCTGCACAACAACCACCACACGTACCCCACCTCGGCCAAGTTCTCGGTCAAGAAGTACGAATTCGACATCGGCTGGGTCTACATCCAGATGATGCAGAAGATCGGCTGGGCCAAGGTCAAGAAGGTGCCGCCGAAGATGCAGATGGGCGACATCCAGCCGGTGGCCAACGAGAAGACGCTCGAGGCCGTCATTGCCAACCGCTATGAAGTGATGGCCGGCTATGCCCGCGAGATGCGCCGTGTCACCAAGGCGGAACTGGCTGCACTCAAGACCAAGGGCGGCGACATCTCGGTGCTCAAGGCTGCCAAGAACTGGCTGCATCGCGACGACGACAAGGTGCCCGCATCGGCCCGCACGCACCTCGTGCAGGCGCGCGCTGCCCACCCGGTGATCGACAAGATGGTCACCATGCGCGAAGAGTTGCGCCAGCTCTGGCTCAACACCTCGCAGTCGCGCGAGCAACTGGCGGCCGATCTGGCGGCCTGGTGCCATCGTGCGGAAGCCAGCGGCATCGCCGGCTTGCGCGAGTTCTCCACCCGTCTGCGCGCCGCACGCGCCTGAGCGAGCAGCAGGCAAGGAAGTCTCTCCGCTCATCAGAAAGCCGACCTCAGGGTCGGCTTTTTTGTGCCTGTCGCTTTCGTTCTGCCTGGTCGGGCAAGGGGTTGCCCATGGATGGCTATTCGACAGGCAACAAAAAACCCGCTGGATGAGCAGCGGGTTTTTGCGGGGGGGGAACCGGGCCGAATTACTTCAGCTTGATTTCCTTGTATTCGACGTGCTTGCGTGCCTTGGGGTCGAACTTCATGATCGACATCTTTTCAGGCATCGTCTTCTTGTTCTTGCTGGTCGTGTAGAAGTGGCCGGTACCCGCGGTGGATTCCAGCTTGATCTTTTCGCGTCCGCCTTTGCTCGTTGCCATGATTCAGCTCCTTAAGCTTGGCCGCGTGCACGCAGGTCTGCGAGCACGGCGTCGATGCCGTTCTTGTCGATCAGGCGCAGTGCGGCGCTCGAAACACGCAGGCGAACCCAGCGGTTTTCAGTCTCGACCCAGAAACGGCGGTATTGCAGGTTCGGCAGGAACCGGCGCTTGGTTTTGTTGTTGGCGTGGGAAACGTTGTTTCCGACCATCGGGCCTTTGCCCGTTACGTCGCATACGCGTGCCATGAGGACACTCTTTCTTGAACAGCTGGCACCGGCGCAATCGTGGCGATTGCAGGTGTTTTGCAGCTTGACCTCGCCAGAAACGGGTGGCGGTACCCCGGCTTTGCCTGGATGCTCGGCCCCTCGTGAAAGGGGCTATTTCGGCAAAGCCTTGGATTATAGCCCTTTTGGAGGCCCGTGTGGTTCGCCTAGAGCGTGCCGTCCTGCTCGAGGAAGCGCTGGGCGTCCAGCGCGGCCATGCAGCCGGTGCCGGCGCTCGTGATGGCCTGGCGGTACACGTTGTCCTGCACGTCGCCGGCGGCAAAGACGCCCGGAATGCTGGTCATCGTGGCGAAGCCCTGCAGGCCCGAGCGGGTCAGGATGTAGTTGTCCTTCATCTCCAGCTGGCCCTGGAAGATGTCGGTGTTGGGGTGGTGCCCGATGGCGATGAAGCAGCCCTTGAGGTCGATCTGCTCGGTGGCGGCGGTCTGCGTGTTCTTGATCCGGATGCCCGTCACGCCCGTGTCGTCGCCCAGCACCTGGTCGAGTTCGTTGTGCAGCTTCAAGACGATCTTGCCTTCGGCGACCTTCTCCATGAGCTTGTCGATCAGGATGGGCTCGGCGCGGAACTTGTCCCGGCGATGGACCAGCGTGACCTTGTTCGCGATGTTGGCGAGATACAGGGCTTCCTCCACGGCGGTGTTGCCGCCGCCGATCACGCACACTTCCTGCTCGCGGTAGAAGAAGCCGTCGCAGGTTGCGCAGGCCGAGACGCCGCGGCCCATGAACTTCTGTTCCGAGTCGAGCCCCAGGTACTTGGCGGAAGCGCCCGTGGCAATGATCAGTGAATCGCAGGTGTAGGTGCCGCTGTCGCCGGTCAGCGTGAACGGGCGCTTGCCGAGGTCGACCTTGTTGATGTGATCGAAGACGATCTGCGTCTTGAAGCGCTCCGCGTGCTCGAGAAAGCGCTGCATCAGGTCGGGCCCCTGCACGCCGTGCACGTCCGCGGGCCAGTTGTCGACCTCGGTGGTCGTCATCAACTGGCCGCCCTGGGCAATGCCTGTGACGAGCAAGGGCTGGAGGTTTGCGCGTGCTGCATAAACGGCAGCGGTGTAGCCGGCGGGGCCGGAACCCAGAATCAAGACCTTGGCGTGTTGGGGAGCGGACATGAGTGGAAAACCTAGGATTTGCGCTGCTTCAGCGTGTACATTTTCAGGGTGGTAGCGATATATGTGGAGTATCACCGCTCGGTTCAACACCGGGTGCACGGTGTTTTCAATGCGCGCGATTGTAGTAATCCATCGGGCCGACGATGGACGAGCTTGCGCACGCAGTATCAGGGATTGATAAATGTCGATGCTGTCCAATCTTGAGCTGCTGCGGCGTGTTCCGCTGTTTGCCTCGCTCACGTCCTCGCAGTCTGCAAGCATTGCGGATGCGATCATCAAGAAGCGCTTCAAGCGAGCCGAGGTCATTGTCGAGCAGGGCAAGAAATCGGACGCGCTCTACATCATCCTGACCGGTCGCGCGCGCGTGACGAGCGCCGACAGCCGCGGACGCGAGGTGATCCTTGCCACGCTGCACCCCGGCGACTACATCGGCGAGATGAGCCTGATCGACGACGAGCCGCATTCGGCCACCGTGCGCACCGAGATCCAGTGCGACGTCCTGATGCTGGACCGGGACGCGTTCGCACGCTGCCTGCCCGAGAACTCCTCGATGGCCTACAACATCATGCGCGGCCTCGTGCAGCGCCTGCGCCACGCCGACCGCAAGATCGAGTCGCTGGCGCTGATGGACGTCTATGGGCGCGTGGCGCGCTCGCTGCTCGAGTTCGCCATCGACGATGGCGCAGGCAACCTCAAGGTGCGCGACAAGATCTCCCGCCAGGATCTCGCGAAAATGGTGGGTGCCTCGCGGGAAATGGTGAGCCGCGTGATGAAGGACCTCGAGGAGCGCGGATTTGTCCAGACCCAGGACGACGGCTCCATGATCGTCAAGGAGCGGCTCTTGTCCCTGACGTGAGCCGCCGGGCCCGGCGCTTCTGGCAGCCGCGCCCTTTTGTTGTAGTGTTCAGGCGCCCAGCCGCCGTTTCGAAGGATTGGGTGCCGCGTTTTTCATGACCTATTCGCTCAATACACTTCAATCTTCTTCTGCCGCCGAGGGGCAACCCGTGCGCATGCGCGCCATGCGCTTCGCCCATGAAATCACGCTGATCGCGGGCTTTGCGGGGCTCCTGTTCTGGCTGCTGGCCATGCTGAGCTTCACGCCCTCCGATGCGGCCTGGTCGACCTCCGGTACCGGGGGCGAGATCAAGAACTGGGGCGGCCGCATCGGTGCCTGGCTGGCCGACGGCAGCTATTTTCTGGCGGGTTATTCGGTGTGGTGGTGCCTCGCGGCGGGCCTGCGGGCATGGCTCTCGTCGCTCGCCAACTGGCTGCGCGGCGGCGAGGCCGCGCCGGCCGAGCAACCGGTGCGCGGCCGTTTCAACCGCAGCCGCATGGCTTTCTGGTTCGGCCTCGTGCTGCTGCTGTGCGCGAGCACCGTGCTCGAGTGGTCGCGCCTGTACCGGCTGGAATTCCACCTGCCCGGTTCGGGCGGCGGCGTGCTGGGCTATCTGGTGGGCCCCGCAAGCGTGCGCTGGATGGGCTTTACCGGGTCGGCGCTGGTGGCCATTGCCGCCGGCGTGATCGGCTCGGCGCTGGTGTTTCGTTTCTCCTGGAGCCAGATCGCCGAACGCATCGGCGCGCGGGCCTATTCGCTGTTCGAGTCGCGCCGCGAAAAGCGCGAGATGGCGGCCGACATCGCAATGGGCAAGCAGGCCGCTCGCGAGCGCGCGGAGGCCGAAGACCTGCCGTTCTCTCGTGGAACGGGCGGCGGCAGCGAGCCGGCGAGTGCCGATGGCGACGAAGAACTGCGCATCGAACCGCGCCCGAAGCGCCGCGCGGCATCGCCGCCGGTGCAGATCGAGCCCGCGATGACCGAGGTGCCCCGCAGCGACCGCGTCGTCAAGGAGCGCCAGAAGCCGCTCTTCAAGGAGCTGCCCGACAGCAAGCTGCCGCAGGTCGACCTGCTCGACGCCGCGCAGGCGCGCCAGGAAACGGTGTCGGCCGACACGCTCGAGATGACCTCGCGCATGATCGAGAAGAAGCTGAAGGATTTCGGCGTCGAGGTCCGCGTCGTGCTGGCTTCGCCGGGGCCGGTGATCACGCGCTACGAGATCGAGCCGGCCACGGGCGTCAAGGGCTCGCAGATCGTCGGCCTGGCCAAGGACCTTGCGCGCTCGCTCTCGCTGGTGTCGATCCGCGTGGTCGAAACCATCCCGGGCAAGAACTACATGGCGCTCGAGCTGCCCAACGCCAAGCGCCAGTCGATCAAGCTCAGCGAAATCCTCGGCTCGCAGGTCTACAACGAGGGCAGGTCGTTCCTGACGATGGGCCTGGGCAAGGACATCATCGGCAACCCCGTGGTGGCCGACCTCGCGAAGATGCCGCACGTGCTGGTGGCCGGTACCACCGGCTCGGGCAAGTCGGTCGGCATCAACGCGATGATTCTCTCGCTGCTCTACAAGGCCGAAGCACGCGACGTCCGCCTGCTCATGATCGACCCGAAGATGCTCGAAATGTCGGTCTACGAAGGCATTCCGCACCTGCTGGCGCCCGTGGTCACCGACATGCGGCAGGCCGCGCACGGCCTGAACTGGTGCGTGGCCGAGATGGAGCGCCGCTACAAGCTCATGAGCAAGCTGGGCGTGCGCAACCTGGCCGGCTACAACACCAAGATCGACGAAGCCAAGGCGCGCGAGGAGTTCATCTACAACCCCTTCAGCCTCACGCCCGACGATCCCGAGCCGCTCAAGCGCGAGCCGCACATCGTGGTCGTGATCGACGAGCTCGCCGACCTGATGATGGTGGTCGGCAAGAAGATCGAAGAGCTCATCGCCCGCCTCGCGCAGAAGGCGCGCGCCGCCGGCATCCACCTGATTCTTGCCACGCAGCGGCCCAGCGTCGACGTGATCACCGGCCTCATCAAGGCCAACATTCCCACGCGCATCGCGTTCCAGGTGTCGAGCAAGATCGACAGCCGCACCATCCTCGACCAGATGGGTGCCGAGGCGCTGCTCGGGATGGGCGACATGCTCTACATGCCCAGCGGCACCGGCCTGCCGATCCGCGTGCACGGCGCATTCGTGAGCGACGAGGAAGTGCACCGCGTGGTGGCCTACCTCAAGAGCCAGGGCGAGCCCGACTACATCGAAGGCGTGCTCGAAGGCGGCACGGTCGACGGCGACGGCGACATGCTGGGCGAGGGCGGCGATGCCGAGAAGGACCCGATGTACGACCAGGCGGTCGAGGTGGTGCTCAAGAACCGCAAGGCCAGCATCTCGCTGGTGCAGCGCCACCTGAAGATCGGCTACAACCGCGCGGCGCGGCTGGTGGAAGACATGGAGAAGGCCGGCCTGGTCAGCGCCATGAGCGGCAGCGGCCAGCGCGAGATCCTGGTGCCGGCGCGCGCCGAATAACCGGCAAATACCTGCGGACCCCGGCGTTACGCACTGACAGCCACTTTGCAAAAGCTGCAATAACGTTGCAAAACTTCATGAAGCCCCACGCATGGCGCAACGCGCAGCGGGGTATGGTCATGTCAACGTCATCGCTTCCCGAGGAACCCCAATTGAAAATTCGCCATTGGCTGTTGATCGGCCTCCTCTGTTCCGCCAATGCCTGGGCCGGCGGCCTTGAAAGCCTCGAGACCTTCGTGAAGACGGTCAAGTCGGGCCGTGCCGAGTTCACGCAGACCGTCACGGCGCCGCCGCGCGAAGGGCAGGCCGGCCGCACCAAGACCTCGACCGGCACCTTCGAATTCCAGCGGCCCGGCAGATTCAAGTTCGACTACCAGAAGCCCTTCGCCCAGAGCATCGTGGCCGACGGCAAGACGCTGTGGCTCTACGATGCCGACCTGAATCAGGTCACGCAGCGCGCCCAGTCGCAGGCACTGGGCTCCACGCCCGCCGCGCTGATTGCCGCGGCACCCGACCTGCGCGCGCTGCAGGCCGACTTCACGCTCGAGGCCGCGCCCGAGCGCGACGGCCTCCAGTGGGTCAAGGCCACGCCGAAGAACAAGGACGGCCAGTTGCAGAATGTGCAGGTCGGCTTCCAGGGCGACGCGCTCGCGGCGCTCGAGATCCTCGACAGCTTCGGGCAGCGCTCGGTGCTCAAGTTCAGCAAGGTCGAAGTGAATCCGGCGCTCCCTGCCAACGTGTTCGACTTCAAGGCACCCGCCGGCGCCGACGTCATCAAGCAATAGCAGCAATCAGACAAGCAGGTTTGGCCACCAGTTCGCATCAACCCCTTGCCGAGCGCCTGCGTCCGAAGACGCTCGGCGAGGTCATTGGCCAGCAGCACCTGCTGGGGCCGGGCATGCCGCTGCGCATCGCCTTCGAATCGGGACAGCCGCATTCGTGCATTCTCTGGGGGCCGCCCGGCACCGGCAAGACGACCATTGCGCGGCTGATGGCGGATGCCTTCGATGCGCAGTTCCTCAGCATCAGCGCCGTGCTCGGCGGCGTCAAGGACATCCGCGATGCGGTCGAACGCGCCACGGCCGCGCGCGACGGCCTGGAGCAGCGGCGCACGATCGTCTTCGTCGACGAGGTGCACCGGTTCAACAAGAGCCAGCAGGACGCGTTCCTGCCGCATGTGGAATCGGGGCTGTTCACCTTCATCGGCGCCACCACCGAGAACCCGTCGTTCGAGGTCAACTCGGCCCTGCTTTCGCGCGCGGCGGTGTACGTGCTGCAACCGCTCACGGAGGGCGATCTCCAGCAGATCGTCGCCAAGGCGCAAGCCATCCAGGCCGTTCCGGGCATCGAGGATGCGGCCATCGACCGGCTCGTCGCCTATGCAGACGGCGATGCGCGGCGCCTGCTCAACACGCTCGAGACGCTGGCCGTGGCGGCCCGCGCCGAGAAGCTCGGCAACATCACCGACGAATGGCTGCTGCGCGTGCTCGGGGAGCGCATGCGTCGCTACGACAAGGGCGGCGAGCAGTTCTACGACACCATCAGCGCGCTGCACAAGTCGGTGCGCGGCAGCGACCCCGACGCCTCGCTCTACTGGTTCGTGCGCATGCTCGACGGCGGCGCCGACCCGCGCTACATGGCGCGCCGGCTGGTGCGCATGGCCAGCGAGGACATCGGCTTGGCCGATCCGCGCGCGCTTCGGCTCGCGCTCGACGCTGCCGAGGTCTATGAGCGCCTCGGCACGCCCGAGGGCGAACTCGCGCTGGCCGAGTGCGTGGTCTACCTGGCGATGGCTCCCAAGTCGAACGCCGTCTACGCCGCCTACAACGCCGTGCGCGCGCTCATCAAGAAGGACAGCACGCGTCCCGTGCCGATGCATTTGCGAAACGCACCCACCAAGCTCATGAAGGACCTCGACTACGGCAAGGGGTACCGGTATGCGCACGACGAGGAGGGCGGCTTTGCCGCGGGCGAGCGCTACCTGCCCGATGGCCTCGAGGGCCAGGTTTTCTACCAGCCCGTCGAGCGCGGGCTCGAAATCCGCATCGCGGAAAAACTGCGCGAACTCCGCCGGCTCAACAGCCAGCGCGAGGAGTGAGACGCCTTTTCACCATGCGCGTACGCCATGCATGAGTTCACTCGCATACAGCATGGCGTGAGCGGGTAAACCCCGGGCAAGGCGCACCAAATCGGCGCTGGTGGGTGCTTACAATCCCGCCCACAAATCAGCCAGCGGCACATGTTGGCTGGTTTTTTTGCTTATCAAGCCAAGGCGCCAAACCGGTGCCAAGGTGGGTGAACAGCACCCCCCAACGGTGCAACAAATAGGGAACGCGTTATGGAAATATTGCTGCAGCAGATCATCAACGGTCTGGTCCTGGGCAGCATGTATGCCTTGATAGCCTTGGGCTACACCATGGTGTACGGCATCATCAATCTGATCAATTTTGCGCACGGCGAAGTGCTGATGGTGGGGGCGCTCACGAGCTGGACCATCATCGGCCTCATGAAGGAATCCATGCCCGGCACACCCGGCTGGCTGGTCCTCATCATCGCGCTGATCATCGCCTGCATCGTTGCAGCCACGCTCAACTTCGTGATCGAGAAGGTCGCCTACCGGCCGCTTCGCAACAGCCCCAAGCTCGCGCCGCTCATCACGGCCATCGGCATGTCGATCCTGCTGCAGACGCTGGCCATGATCATCTGGAAGCCCACCAACAAGGCCTATCCCAACCTGCTGTCGACCACGCCCATCGAAGTGGCCGGCGCGGTGATCTCGCCCACGCAGGTCATGATCCTGAGCGTCACGGCCTTTTCGCTCGTGGTGCTGATGTGGCTGGTCAACTACACCAAGCTCGGCCGCGCGATGCGCGCCACCGCCGAGAATCCGCGCGTCGCGGCGCTCATGGGCATCCGGCCCGACATGGTCATCTCGGCCACCTTCATCATCGGTGCCGTGCTCGCGGCCATCGCGGGCGTCATGTACGCCTCCAACTACGGCATCGCGCAGCACGCGATGGGCTTCCTGCCCGGCCTCAAGGCCTTCACCGCCGCAGTGTTCGGCGGCATCGGCAACCTGGCCGGCGCGGTGGTCGGCGGCATCCTGCTCGGGCTGATCGAGGCCATCGGCTCCGGCTACATCGGTTCGATCACGGGCGGCGTGCTCGGCAGCAACTACAGCGACATCTTCGCTTTCATCGTGTTGATCGTCATGCTCACGCTGCGGCCCTCGGGCCTGCTCGGTGAGCGCGTGGCGGATCGGGCCTGAGGAGCAGCACACCATGAAAAACAGCAAGAACCTCGCTCTCTACGTTCTCGGCGTCGTCGCCGTGCTCGCGCTGCCGATCTTCCTGCAGAGCCAGGGCAACGCCTGGGTGCGCATCGCCGACATCGCACTGCTCTACGTGATGCTCTCGCTCGGCCTGAACATCGTCGTCGGCTACGCCGGCCTGCTCGACCTGGGCTACGTCGCCTTCTTTGCCGTGGGGGCCTACCTCTTCGCGCTGATGGGCTCCTCGCACTTGTCAGACACCTTCCCGTGGTTCAAGGCCATGTTCCCGAACGGGCTGCACACCTCGCTGCTCATCGTGATACCGCTGGCGCTGGTGGTGGCCGGGGTGCTGGGCGTGATGCTCGGGGCGCCCACGCTCAAGCTGCGCGGCGACTACCTGGCCATCGTGACGCTCGGCTTCGGCGAGATCATCCGGGTGTTCCTGAACAACCTCGACCAGCCGATCAACATCACCAACGGGCCCAAGGGCATCACCGCCATCGACTCCATCAAGTTCTGGGGGCTCGACCTCGGCAAGGCATGGAAGTTCGACAGCTTCACGATCTCGTCGGTCACGCTCTACTACTACCTGTTCCTTGCGCTGGTGGTCGCCACGATCATCATCTCGCACCGCCTGCAGATTTCGCGCATCGGGCGCGCCTGGATGGCCATCCGCGAGGATGAGATCGCCGCCAAGGCCATGGGCATCAACACCCGCAACATGAAGCTCTTGGCCTTCGGCATGGGTGCCAGTTTCGGCGGCGTGTCGGGCGCCATGTTCGCGGCCTTCCAGGGCTTCGTCTCGCCCGAGTCGTTCAGCCTCATGGAGTCGGTGATGATCGTCGCCATGGTCGTGCTGGGCGGCATCGGCCACCTGCCGGGCGTGATTCTCGGCGCCGTGCTGCTGGCCGCCTTGCCCGAGGTGCTGCGCTACGTGGCCGGGCCGCTGCAGGCCATGACCGACGGGCGCCTCGACGCGTCCATCCTGCGCCAGCTCTTCATCGCGCTGGCCATGATCGTCATCATGCTGGTGCGTCCGCGCGGCCTCTGGCCTTCGCCCGAGCATGGCAAGACATTGCAGCGCAAGGGGGCCGCCGCCCCCGGCGCACCGGTGGCACCCGGGTCGCTCCAGACCCATGCGCCGGGCATCGAGACGCCCGCCGACGAACTGCCGGGTGCGGCTTCGCGCCCCATGTCGATCAATCCGTGAGCCGAAGGAAGCCATCCACATGACGACAGACACCATCCTCGACGTTCGCGGAATCTCCAAGCGCTTCGGCGGCCTGCAAGCGCTTTCCGACGTCGGCATCACCATCAAGCGCGGCCAGGTCTATGGCCTGATCGGCCCCAACGGCGCCGGCAAGACCACGTTCTTCAACGTGATCACCGGGCTCTACACGCCCGACAGCGGCAGCTTCGAGCTCGCCGGCAAGCCCTACCAGCCGACGGCCGTGCACGAAGTGGCCAAGGCCGGCATTGCGCGCACCTTCCAGAACATCCGCCTGTTCTCCGAAATGACGGCGCTCGAGAACGTCATGGTGGGGCGCCACATCCGCACCCATTCGGGCGTGTTCGGGGCCATCCTGCGCACCCCTTCATTCAAGGCCGAGGAAAGGGCCATTGCCGATCGCGCGCAGGAGCTGCTCGACTACGTGGGCATCGGCAAGTTCGCCGACTACAAGGCGCGCACGCTGTCGTACGGCGACCAGCGCCGGCTCGAAATTGCACGCGCGCTGGCCACCGACCCGCAGCTCATTGCCCTCGACGAGCCCGCTGCCGGCATGAATACGACCGAGAAGGTGCTGCTGCGCGAACTGATCGACCGCATCCGCAAGGACGACCGCACCATCCTCATCATCGAACACGACGTCAAGCTCATCATGGGCCTGTGCGACCGCGTCACCGTGCTCGACTACGGCAAGCAGATCGCCGAAGGCACGCCGTATGACGTGCAGAAGAACGAGAAGGTGATTGAGGCCTACCTCGGCACCGGAGGACACTGAAATGGCGACGACGACAATGACGAGCGCAGAAGAAACAACAGCAACGGCAACTGCAACCCCGCCGAAGACCGCGGCCAATGCCACTGGCAAGACGCTGCTCAAGGTCAGCGGACTGAAGGTCGGCTACGGCGGCATCCAGGCGGTGAAAGGCGTGGACTTCGAGGTTCACGAAGGCGAACTGGTGTCGCTCATCGGCTCCAACGGCGCCGGCAAGACCACCACGATGAAGGCGATCACCGGCACGCTGCCGGCGGGCGCCGGCACCATCGAATTCCTGGGCCGCAACATCAAGGGCCGCGGTGCGTGGGACCTGGTGGGCGAGGGCCTCGTGATGGTGCCCGAAGGCCGCGGCGTCTTCACGCGCATGACCATCACCGAGAACCTGCAGATCGGCGCC
It includes:
- a CDS encoding ABC transporter ATP-binding protein — its product is MTTDTILDVRGISKRFGGLQALSDVGITIKRGQVYGLIGPNGAGKTTFFNVITGLYTPDSGSFELAGKPYQPTAVHEVAKAGIARTFQNIRLFSEMTALENVMVGRHIRTHSGVFGAILRTPSFKAEERAIADRAQELLDYVGIGKFADYKARTLSYGDQRRLEIARALATDPQLIALDEPAAGMNTTEKVLLRELIDRIRKDDRTILIIEHDVKLIMGLCDRVTVLDYGKQIAEGTPYDVQKNEKVIEAYLGTGGH
- a CDS encoding ABC transporter permease subunit yields the protein MKNSKNLALYVLGVVAVLALPIFLQSQGNAWVRIADIALLYVMLSLGLNIVVGYAGLLDLGYVAFFAVGAYLFALMGSSHLSDTFPWFKAMFPNGLHTSLLIVIPLALVVAGVLGVMLGAPTLKLRGDYLAIVTLGFGEIIRVFLNNLDQPINITNGPKGITAIDSIKFWGLDLGKAWKFDSFTISSVTLYYYLFLALVVATIIISHRLQISRIGRAWMAIREDEIAAKAMGINTRNMKLLAFGMGASFGGVSGAMFAAFQGFVSPESFSLMESVMIVAMVVLGGIGHLPGVILGAVLLAALPEVLRYVAGPLQAMTDGRLDASILRQLFIALAMIVIMLVRPRGLWPSPEHGKTLQRKGAAAPGAPVAPGSLQTHAPGIETPADELPGAASRPMSINP